One region of Carya illinoinensis cultivar Pawnee chromosome 8, C.illinoinensisPawnee_v1, whole genome shotgun sequence genomic DNA includes:
- the LOC122319113 gene encoding uncharacterized protein LOC122319113: protein MVAPRISLNLLIDNKRKRVLFAEAGKDFVDFLLETFTLPVVTVTRFLKKEGMQFGSCLQSLYESIENLSDTCILPGRSKDLVLKPKVVMYGGTDSFLLPKVESYTLKKKFYKCRNSSCSIRDYRLSSTRGGHCYACNSSSMDVEVRFEELLSGNKSSGNLNLLKEGVTYMVTDDLEMEPISTDNFITLLNEYDITDVGALEKKVVVLGKDECVKLLKAALQSKTVLTDVFLSRPTEMKESIETGIGTSDEMLRVEGEAENDRIEVMSPDEEVGYA from the exons ATGGTAGCCCCCAGGATAAGCCTGAATCTTTTGATAGACAATAAGAGAAAGCGAGTGCTGTTTGCCGAAGCAGGCAAGGACTTTGTTGATTTTCTCTTGGAAACTTTCACCCTGCCGGTCGTAACTGTCACCAGGTTCCTAAAGAAGGAAGGCATGCAGTTTGGCAGCTGCCTGCAAAGCCTGTACGAGAGCATTGAAAACCTGAGCGATACTTGCATTCTGCCAGGCCGTAGTAAAGATTTGGTTTTGAAGCCCAAAGTAGTCATGTACGGTGGTACAGACTCCTTCCTCTTGCCAAAGGTGGAGTCCTATACGCTCAAGAAGAAATTCTACAAGTGTCGGAACTCAAGTTGCAGCATCCGTGATTATCGCCTGTCTTCTACACGTGGCGGACATTGTTATGCATGCAATTCATCATCTATGGATGTTGAGGTAAGGTTTGAAGAGTTACTTAGCGGAAACAAGTCGAGTGGTAATTTGAATTTGTTGAAAGAGGGGGTCACATACATGGTGACTGATGATCTGGAGATGGAGCCCATTTCTACCGACAATTTCATAACTCTGCTCAATGAGTATGATATCACGGATGTAGGGGCGCTTGAAAAGAAAGTGGTCGTTCTGGGCAAGGACGAG TGTGTGAAGTTGCTTAAGGCTGCACTGCAATCCAAGACTGTTTTGACTGATGTCTTCCTGTCAAGACCGACTGAAATGAAGGAGTCGATCGAAACAGGTATCGGAACTTCTGATGAGATGCTGAGGGTTGAAGGTGAAGCTGAGAATGATAGGATAGAGGTGATGAGTCCTGATGAGGAAGTGGGATATGCATAA